Proteins encoded within one genomic window of Natator depressus isolate rNatDep1 chromosome 1, rNatDep2.hap1, whole genome shotgun sequence:
- the LOC141984867 gene encoding killer cell lectin-like receptor subfamily G member 1 produces the protein MRKKETIYTNTKFLTSPKQQLNQRPEYAEIKASPAPAPPWQIIAVILGIFCLVLLGVSVALAIKYNSCPGCPDQWVRYRDSCYYFSKEKKDWNSSWNFCSAQDSGLLVISDNREKNLFLGIHAEEHWIGLTNFNGSGWAWEDGSTFNNIKVTSNSPVQHCAVLLKDALHASSCAVPFLCICEKSPK, from the exons atgagaaagaaagagacGATCTACACGAATACAAAATTTCTCACTTCTCCTAAGCAGCAGTTGAATCAAAGACCTGAATATGCAGAAATCAAAG cttcccctgctccagctcctccctGGCAGATCATTGCGGTGATTCTGGGGATCTTCTGCCTGGTGTTGTTAGGAGTCTCAGTGGCCTTGGCTATCAAGT ATAATTCCTGTCCGGGGTGCCCTGACCAGTGGGTACGATATAGAGACAGCTGTTACTACTTCTCCAAGGAAAAGAAAGATTGGAATTCTAGCTGGAATTTCTGCTCTGCCCAAGACTCAGGGCTCTTGGTAATCAGTGACAACAGGGAAAAG AACCTGTTCCTGGGGATCCATGCAGAAGAACACTGGATTGGATTGACAAATTTCAATGGCTCTGGCTGGGCCTGGGAAGATGGCTCAACATTCAACAATATAAA GGTCACCTCTAACAGCCCCGTGCAGCACTGTGCTGTCCTATTGAAGGATGCCCTCCATGCCTCCAGCTGTGCAGTTCCTTTCCTATGCATCTGTGAGAAATCCCCCAAGTAA